The following coding sequences lie in one Mucilaginibacter sp. KACC 22773 genomic window:
- the eat gene encoding ethanolamine permease, with translation MATPPAEQLKRVLKPVHLWAIAVGLVISGEYFGWNFGWDVAGTIGMLIATVVITVMYITFIFSYTELTTAIPHAGGAFAYGYRAMGPFGGLIAGYATLIDFLFASPAIAISLGSYLHFLYPEIPVMHSALVFNAAFLLLNGLGVKESAAFSVFITILAVAELVLYLGIVSPHFKMSNYMSNPMPFGWGGVFAALPFAIWFYLAIEGVAMVAEEVKDPRKDIPKGYISALATLVALALGVMVVTGGITDWRKLSTLDYPLPEAIGIVLGKASGLTKIFASIGLFGLIASLHGTILASSRQVFAMARSGYLPKGLDNLNHRFKTPHWALVVAGAVSFIAIYIGTHTKNGTSQILVLSVLGAVVMYIMCMVSLFILRKKEPKLPRPFKAPVYPWFPGIALLITIISLFAIMWFNFTVSIIFFAGLLLISIIFILMGKHKVALTDEMMATPDL, from the coding sequence ATGGCAACCCCCCCGGCAGAGCAATTAAAGAGAGTTTTAAAACCAGTCCATTTATGGGCGATAGCTGTAGGGCTTGTCATCTCTGGTGAATACTTCGGCTGGAATTTTGGGTGGGATGTTGCCGGTACAATCGGGATGCTTATAGCCACTGTGGTTATAACGGTGATGTATATCACGTTCATTTTCAGTTACACAGAACTTACCACGGCAATTCCGCATGCAGGCGGGGCCTTTGCTTATGGCTACAGGGCCATGGGCCCATTTGGTGGCTTAATAGCTGGTTATGCCACGCTTATCGATTTTCTTTTTGCATCGCCGGCAATAGCAATTTCGTTAGGGAGTTACCTCCATTTTTTATACCCGGAAATCCCGGTTATGCACTCGGCCCTGGTATTTAATGCCGCATTTTTGTTGCTTAATGGTTTGGGGGTAAAAGAATCTGCCGCATTTTCGGTATTCATTACCATTTTGGCGGTTGCCGAATTGGTTTTGTATTTAGGTATAGTTTCGCCTCATTTTAAAATGAGTAACTACATGAGTAACCCAATGCCCTTTGGCTGGGGAGGTGTGTTTGCCGCTCTTCCGTTCGCCATATGGTTTTACCTTGCCATAGAAGGCGTGGCCATGGTTGCCGAAGAAGTTAAAGACCCACGAAAAGATATCCCCAAAGGTTACATTAGCGCTCTGGCAACATTGGTAGCATTGGCATTAGGCGTAATGGTTGTTACTGGCGGGATAACCGATTGGCGTAAACTAAGTACCTTAGATTACCCCTTGCCCGAAGCAATAGGTATAGTGCTGGGCAAGGCAAGCGGCTTAACCAAAATATTTGCCAGCATCGGCTTATTTGGGCTGATAGCTTCGCTTCATGGCACTATTCTGGCATCGTCAAGGCAGGTATTTGCAATGGCCAGGAGCGGTTATCTGCCAAAAGGATTAGATAACCTAAACCACCGCTTTAAAACCCCGCATTGGGCGTTGGTGGTGGCCGGGGCTGTTAGTTTTATAGCCATTTATATTGGTACCCATACAAAAAATGGCACCTCACAAATTTTGGTTCTGTCGGTTTTAGGGGCCGTTGTTATGTACATTATGTGCATGGTGAGCTTGTTCATCCTGCGGAAAAAGGAGCCAAAGCTTCCACGACCATTTAAAGCACCTGTGTATCCGTGGTTTCCGGGTATAGCGCTGCTTATAACAATAATAAGTTTATTTGCCATTATGTGGTTTAACTTTACCGTGAGCATTATATTTTTTGCAGGCCTGCTTCTGATCAGTATTATATTTATCCTTATGGGTAAACACAAAGTAGCCCTTACAGATGAAATGATGGCAACGCCTGATCTGTAA
- a CDS encoding sugar phosphate isomerase/epimerase family protein: MNYNRRKFIQSTGALMLGGMALSGKAASLLSNMAAPHAIGLQLFTFFGVIDEDVKGTLTKIAALGFKDMESAFSKKGGYYGMTPKEFKAMVNDLGMNWTSHHVLGAPFKLPPGTKLPNGADGKPMVIPPMKNLRDNMQELVDDAAAGGVKYLVCANSPTATLEEIKSTIEVLNKTGEAAKKVGIQFAYHNHDMEFHAVDGKVPYDLLLSETDPRNVKMELDLAWAVKGGKDPVEMFKQHPGRFPLWHVKDLDTERKTILPVGSGTIDFKPIFAAAKSAGMKHFFVEHDGPKDPLASITSSIGYLKNTLKV, from the coding sequence ATGAATTACAACAGGAGAAAATTTATCCAAAGTACCGGGGCTTTGATGCTTGGCGGTATGGCCTTATCCGGCAAAGCTGCTTCCTTATTAAGTAATATGGCTGCTCCGCATGCCATTGGTTTACAGCTATTCACTTTTTTTGGTGTTATTGACGAGGATGTAAAAGGCACGCTGACCAAAATAGCAGCCCTTGGCTTTAAAGACATGGAATCGGCCTTTAGCAAAAAAGGGGGCTACTATGGTATGACACCCAAAGAGTTTAAAGCCATGGTAAATGACCTGGGCATGAACTGGACGTCGCACCACGTGTTAGGCGCACCATTTAAACTTCCTCCCGGAACAAAATTGCCAAACGGCGCCGATGGCAAACCGATGGTTATACCTCCAATGAAAAACCTGCGCGATAATATGCAGGAGTTGGTTGATGATGCAGCCGCAGGTGGTGTTAAATACCTGGTTTGCGCCAATTCGCCAACTGCTACGCTCGAAGAAATCAAATCGACCATAGAAGTATTGAACAAAACAGGGGAGGCCGCCAAAAAGGTAGGTATCCAATTTGCCTATCATAATCATGATATGGAGTTTCATGCCGTTGACGGCAAGGTTCCTTATGATCTTTTATTGAGCGAAACCGACCCCCGGAATGTGAAAATGGAGCTGGACCTGGCCTGGGCTGTTAAAGGCGGAAAAGACCCGGTTGAAATGTTTAAACAACATCCCGGCCGTTTCCCGCTTTGGCACGTAAAAGATCTGGATACCGAGCGTAAAACCATATTACCCGTAGGCAGCGGCACAATCGACTTTAAACCAATCTTCGCAGCCGCAAAATCAGCCGGCATGAAACATTTCTTCGTTGAACACGATGGCCCGAAAGATCCGCTGGCAAGCATTACCAGCAGTATAGGGTATTTGAAAAATACGCTGAAGGTTTAA
- a CDS encoding MGH1-like glycoside hydrolase domain-containing protein, with the protein MNAEQARLKDATWKKWGPYVSDRQWGTVREDYSANGDAWNFITHDMARSKAYRWGEEGIAGICDRQQNLCFAISLWNKKDPIIKERYFGLSNPEGNHGEDVKELYYYLDSTPTHSYMKTLYKYPQNEFPYAWLVNENKRRTRNDPEFELMDTGIFDNNEYFDVFTEYAKNDPNDILVKITVYNRSDKDAALNVMPTLWFRNTWSWGIDDYKPQISAHGNGVTGIFHEDLGQLWLHTEGDPAVLFCDNETNMQRLYNFDSGHKYHKDGINDYIVHGADTINPKKTGTKAAVNYDINIAAGQSVTIRLRLSPDANYSFEDFDNIFDVRLTEADQFYGDIYSNKYDVDKCLIQRQAFAGMLWNKQFYYSDIRQWLNGDPSQPEPPAQRENARNSKWKHLNTKDVISMPDKWEYPWFAAWDLAFHCLPLATIDMAFAKNQLILLTRDWYMHPNGQLPAYEWDFSDVNPPVHAMAVWNIYKTDKAANNGKGDTYFLERIFHKLMLNFTWWVNRKDEAGNNIFEGGFLGMDNIGVFDRNTRLPSGQHLEQADGTSWMAMYSLNLLRIATELAETDKAYQDIASKFFEHFIYIVGAMSNFGESNEGLWDDEDGFFYDQIRFPDDGSVKMRVRSIVGLIPLFATEVLDEADIADSPIFKERMKWFAEKRPDLASLVSRWNEASNNGKHLISLLRGYRMKSLLKYMLDENEFLSDYGIRSLSKYHLDHPYKIAVNGVDFGIAYTPGESDSGLFGGNSNWRGPIWMPINYLIIDSLQRFYKYYGDDFKVECPTGSGNFMNLSEVANELYSRVSKLFLPDDKGYRPLFGANHKMQTDPHFKDHVLFYEYFDGDTGRGLGASHQTGWTGLIANCLYK; encoded by the coding sequence ATGAATGCAGAACAAGCAAGATTAAAGGATGCAACCTGGAAAAAGTGGGGCCCCTATGTGAGCGACCGCCAATGGGGTACTGTTAGGGAAGATTACAGTGCCAATGGTGATGCCTGGAACTTTATAACTCATGATATGGCCCGTAGCAAAGCCTATCGCTGGGGCGAGGAGGGTATAGCAGGCATCTGCGACCGTCAGCAAAACCTTTGTTTCGCGATTTCTCTCTGGAATAAAAAAGACCCCATCATCAAAGAACGCTACTTCGGGCTGAGTAATCCCGAGGGAAACCACGGCGAGGATGTAAAAGAATTATACTATTACCTGGATAGTACGCCAACGCACTCGTACATGAAAACCTTGTACAAGTACCCGCAAAATGAGTTTCCCTACGCCTGGCTGGTTAACGAAAATAAGCGCCGTACACGCAACGATCCTGAGTTTGAGCTGATGGATACCGGCATTTTTGATAACAACGAATATTTTGATGTTTTTACTGAATACGCCAAGAATGACCCAAATGATATCCTCGTAAAAATTACCGTCTATAACCGATCCGATAAAGATGCTGCATTAAATGTAATGCCTACACTATGGTTCCGTAATACCTGGAGCTGGGGTATTGATGATTACAAACCGCAAATTTCGGCCCATGGTAACGGCGTAACCGGCATATTTCATGAAGATCTTGGACAGCTTTGGTTGCATACCGAGGGTGATCCGGCTGTATTGTTTTGCGATAATGAAACCAATATGCAGCGACTATACAATTTTGATAGTGGCCACAAGTACCATAAAGATGGTATTAATGATTACATAGTTCATGGGGCCGACACCATCAATCCAAAGAAAACAGGTACAAAGGCTGCTGTTAATTATGATATAAATATTGCTGCCGGGCAAAGTGTTACCATCAGGCTCAGGCTTTCGCCGGATGCTAATTACAGTTTTGAAGACTTTGACAATATATTTGATGTACGTTTAACCGAGGCCGACCAGTTTTACGGAGATATTTATAGTAATAAATATGATGTTGACAAATGCCTTATTCAACGGCAGGCTTTTGCCGGGATGCTTTGGAATAAGCAATTTTATTATTCCGACATTCGGCAGTGGCTCAACGGCGATCCTTCTCAGCCGGAGCCACCTGCCCAGCGTGAAAATGCCCGCAACAGCAAATGGAAACATTTAAATACCAAGGATGTCATATCGATGCCCGATAAATGGGAGTATCCCTGGTTTGCCGCCTGGGACCTGGCCTTCCATTGCCTGCCGTTGGCGACGATAGATATGGCATTCGCAAAAAATCAGTTGATACTACTCACCCGCGATTGGTATATGCATCCCAATGGGCAATTACCGGCCTATGAATGGGATTTTAGTGATGTAAACCCGCCGGTGCACGCTATGGCCGTTTGGAATATTTATAAAACCGATAAGGCAGCCAATAATGGAAAGGGCGACACGTACTTTTTAGAAAGGATTTTCCATAAACTCATGCTCAATTTTACCTGGTGGGTAAACCGTAAGGATGAAGCCGGTAACAATATCTTTGAGGGGGGCTTCCTTGGTATGGATAATATCGGTGTTTTCGACAGAAATACCCGTCTGCCATCCGGGCAACACCTGGAACAGGCCGATGGTACCAGTTGGATGGCGATGTACTCGCTTAACTTGTTGCGGATCGCAACCGAGCTTGCGGAAACCGATAAAGCATACCAGGATATAGCTTCGAAGTTTTTTGAGCACTTTATTTATATCGTGGGGGCCATGTCAAACTTTGGCGAAAGCAATGAAGGACTTTGGGATGATGAGGATGGTTTTTTTTATGACCAGATCCGTTTCCCGGATGATGGCTCTGTAAAAATGAGGGTAAGAAGCATCGTAGGCCTGATACCGTTATTTGCAACCGAAGTTTTGGATGAAGCAGATATAGCCGACAGCCCTATATTTAAAGAACGGATGAAATGGTTTGCCGAAAAACGGCCGGATTTGGCTTCCTTAGTTTCGCGCTGGAACGAGGCAAGTAATAATGGCAAGCATCTTATCAGTTTGTTGCGTGGGTACAGAATGAAATCACTGCTGAAATATATGCTGGATGAAAATGAATTTTTAAGCGATTATGGCATCCGCTCATTGTCAAAATATCACCTGGATCATCCTTATAAAATAGCAGTTAACGGAGTGGATTTTGGCATCGCCTACACACCTGGCGAAAGCGACAGCGGCCTTTTTGGTGGTAACAGTAACTGGCGTGGCCCGATCTGGATGCCGATTAATTACCTTATTATTGATAGCCTTCAGCGTTTTTATAAATATTACGGCGATGATTTTAAAGTGGAATGCCCCACCGGATCGGGTAATTTCATGAACCTGTCCGAAGTAGCCAATGAACTATACAGCAGGGTTTCTAAACTGTTTTTGCCCGATGATAAAGGGTACAGGCCATTATTTGGCGCAAATCACAAAATGCAAACTGATCCGCATTTTAAGGACCATGTACTGTTTTACGAATATTTTGACGGTGATACAGGTAGGGGTTTGGGGGCTTCCCATCAAACCGGCTGGACAGGGTTGATAGCTAATTGTTTGTATAAATAG
- a CDS encoding dipeptidase, producing the protein MFVIDAHLDLSMNALEWNRDLTRPLAELNQREEGLTDKPDRAKAVVTLPELRKGNIGLVVATQIGRYVAPGNPLPGWHSPEQAWAQTQGQVAWYKAMEDAGQMVQVNNLASLEKHLTYWNDGQSTETKAVGYILSLEGADSIITVQHLERAYNYGLRAVGPAHYGPGRYAQGTDATGYMGPKGHELLKEMERLNIILDATHLCDDSFWEALDHFNGHVWASHNNCRALVNHNRQYSDEMIKALVDRGAVIGAALDAWMMVPGWVRGLSTPKGMNCNMEVMVDHIDHICQIAGNALHVGMGTDLDGAFGREQCPYDLETIADLQKVPDMLRKRGYTDVDIENMMHGNWLRFLRKAWG; encoded by the coding sequence ATGTTTGTAATTGATGCCCATTTAGACCTGAGCATGAACGCGCTGGAGTGGAACCGCGACCTGACCCGTCCGCTGGCCGAATTAAACCAGCGCGAAGAAGGCCTTACCGATAAACCCGACCGCGCCAAAGCAGTTGTTACCTTGCCCGAATTGCGCAAAGGCAATATTGGTTTGGTGGTAGCCACACAAATTGGCCGTTATGTAGCGCCCGGTAATCCATTACCCGGGTGGCACTCGCCCGAACAGGCCTGGGCGCAAACACAGGGGCAGGTAGCCTGGTATAAGGCCATGGAAGATGCCGGCCAAATGGTGCAGGTGAATAACCTGGCATCGTTAGAGAAACACCTTACATATTGGAACGATGGCCAGTCAACAGAAACTAAGGCCGTAGGGTATATCCTAAGTTTGGAAGGCGCAGATTCGATTATAACGGTACAACATTTGGAGCGCGCCTACAATTACGGGCTGCGGGCTGTAGGACCCGCGCATTATGGCCCTGGCAGGTATGCCCAGGGTACAGATGCCACCGGCTACATGGGGCCAAAAGGGCATGAACTGCTTAAAGAAATGGAGCGTCTGAATATTATTTTGGATGCAACTCATTTGTGCGATGATAGTTTTTGGGAGGCATTGGATCACTTTAACGGCCACGTTTGGGCCAGCCATAACAACTGTCGCGCACTGGTAAACCACAACAGGCAGTACAGTGATGAGATGATTAAAGCTTTGGTTGATCGCGGTGCAGTAATTGGCGCTGCATTGGATGCCTGGATGATGGTACCGGGATGGGTGAGGGGTCTATCAACCCCCAAAGGGATGAATTGCAATATGGAGGTGATGGTAGATCATATCGATCATATTTGCCAGATAGCCGGCAATGCCCTGCATGTAGGTATGGGCACCGATCTTGACGGCGCCTTTGGCCGGGAGCAATGCCCATATGACCTGGAGACCATAGCCGATTTGCAAAAAGTGCCGGATATGCTAAGAAAACGAGGTTATACCGATGTAGATATTGAAAACATGATGCACGGTAACTGGTTAAGGTTTTTGAGGAAGGCCTGGGGGTAA
- a CDS encoding D-TA family PLP-dependent enzyme, which translates to MTHHSPLTTHHWFTIDNVDKLDTPALVVYPDRVQANINLLKTMIDDVARLRPHIKTYKNKEVTQLLLDTGINKFKCATIAEAELLGMCKAPDVLLAYQPVGPKLDRFIKLIDTYPQTRFSCLVDNDLAAKEISDAVVVGKITIDVYIDLNVGMNRTGIAPGFDALQLYMDCAVLPGITPVGLHAYDGHIHDVDVAKRKERCDAGFAPVLKLQQDLKAKDYPEPVIIAGGSPTFTIHSKRSVVECSPGTFVYWDRGYELEIPEQPFLPAVLVVTRVVSLPDATKLCLDVGHKSISAENELAKRIYFLNAPQLVPVGQSEEHLVVDAGKGHGYQIGDVLYGIPHHVCPTVALYERVCTIENNILTGEWLNLARDRKITI; encoded by the coding sequence ATGACTCACCACTCACCACTCACCACTCACCACTGGTTCACGATAGATAACGTAGATAAACTGGATACACCGGCTTTGGTTGTTTATCCCGATAGGGTACAGGCCAACATCAATCTGCTTAAAACCATGATTGATGATGTAGCGCGGTTGCGCCCGCATATTAAAACCTACAAAAACAAGGAGGTTACACAGCTGTTGCTGGATACGGGAATTAACAAATTTAAATGCGCTACCATTGCTGAAGCAGAATTGCTGGGCATGTGTAAAGCACCCGATGTTTTGCTGGCTTATCAGCCTGTAGGGCCTAAGCTGGATAGGTTTATCAAATTAATAGATACTTACCCGCAAACCCGCTTTTCGTGTTTAGTTGATAACGATTTAGCAGCCAAAGAAATTTCGGATGCTGTAGTAGTTGGTAAAATTACCATTGATGTTTATATCGATTTAAATGTTGGTATGAACCGTACAGGCATTGCGCCCGGTTTTGATGCACTGCAGTTGTATATGGATTGTGCGGTATTGCCCGGGATTACGCCCGTTGGCTTGCATGCTTACGACGGCCATATTCACGATGTTGATGTGGCAAAACGGAAGGAGCGCTGTGATGCCGGTTTTGCGCCTGTGTTAAAGCTGCAACAAGATCTGAAAGCAAAAGATTATCCCGAACCGGTGATTATTGCCGGTGGCTCGCCAACGTTTACCATTCATTCCAAAAGGTCTGTTGTAGAATGTAGCCCGGGTACTTTTGTTTATTGGGACAGGGGCTATGAACTGGAGATACCTGAGCAACCCTTTTTACCCGCTGTATTGGTAGTTACACGGGTTGTATCGCTGCCCGATGCTACTAAACTTTGCCTGGATGTTGGGCATAAATCTATTTCGGCCGAAAATGAACTGGCAAAGCGAATTTACTTTTTAAATGCACCGCAACTGGTGCCTGTTGGCCAAAGCGAAGAGCACCTGGTTGTTGATGCGGGTAAGGGCCATGGCTACCAAATAGGCGATGTGCTTTACGGTATCCCGCATCATGTATGCCCAACAGTGGCTTTATACGAACGCGTTTGTACCATCGAAAATAATATACTTACCGGCGAATGGCTTAACCTGGCCCGCGACCGTAAAATCACCATCTGA
- a CDS encoding RidA family protein, translating to MNTPEENFAALGLNLPPAPKPLGVYKPCLIDGKYLYLSGHGTVQDDGTLIIGRIGDTINMEDGKLAARQVGLAMLATVKANIGSLDKVKRVIKVLGMVNCTPDFEKHPFIINGASELFAKIWGEENGIGVRSAVGMGSLPDNIPVEIEALFELV from the coding sequence ATGAACACTCCCGAAGAAAATTTTGCAGCGCTTGGTTTAAACCTGCCGCCAGCACCAAAGCCGCTTGGCGTTTATAAACCATGTTTAATTGATGGAAAATACCTTTACCTATCCGGTCACGGAACGGTACAGGATGATGGTACCCTGATTATAGGCCGTATTGGCGATACCATAAATATGGAAGATGGGAAGCTTGCTGCCCGCCAGGTTGGTTTAGCCATGCTGGCTACCGTAAAAGCCAACATAGGCAGTTTAGATAAGGTAAAACGTGTAATAAAAGTATTAGGCATGGTTAACTGCACACCCGATTTTGAAAAACATCCTTTCATCATTAACGGGGCAAGCGAACTTTTTGCCAAAATATGGGGCGAAGAAAATGGCATCGGCGTGCGCAGCGCAGTAGGCATGGGATCGCTACCCGATAATATCCCGGTTGAAATCGAAGCTTTATTTGAATTGGTTTGA
- a CDS encoding phosphatase PAP2 family protein, with protein sequence MKRSLLYIIPSMFIGVAIFSLSCKKDIVDRTQQYPALAPANIDLNADTWKPVLVNDFSVLTVAAPDAVTSPAYLADINEIKAAQRNLTDDQKASIKYWSAGAVLRWNEIMRQLVAKHNVAPYQNADGTYPAPSSANPFNYPEFPFSNPPYAARAYAYVSAAQYDALLAAWHFKNTYKRTAPYKNDAAVQALVPVSELPSYPSEDAVVAGTTVELMKLLFPTELAYINQKAQEEKEYRIMAGANTRGEIAAGESLGKQVAALFAARARGDRAGKAIGTPAVWATLQTTAFESGKFWVSLETPKRPPMLPLFSKVLPFLFDTLTVVSLRPAPPYLSTSAEYKKEVDEVLSMSKDHSRAHEEQVAFWADGIGTYTPAGHWNAIAADEFVKQNYSEVRWARNFALLNMAEMDAAIVCWDTKYFYFNQRPSQVDPLIKTLTGVPNFPAYTSGHSNFSGAAATVLSYLLPDRGTKFTDLAQAAAMSRLYGGIHFRSDCEVGLVTGKAVGQYAVNRGKADGAGL encoded by the coding sequence ATGAAAAGATCATTACTTTATATAATACCATCAATGTTTATAGGCGTGGCTATATTTAGCTTATCCTGTAAAAAAGACATTGTAGATCGTACTCAACAATACCCCGCGCTGGCCCCCGCTAATATCGACCTTAATGCCGATACCTGGAAACCAGTGCTGGTTAATGATTTTAGTGTGCTTACCGTTGCCGCCCCCGATGCGGTTACTTCGCCGGCTTACCTTGCGGATATTAACGAAATTAAAGCAGCACAGAGAAATTTAACTGACGACCAAAAGGCATCTATTAAATACTGGAGCGCAGGTGCTGTGTTACGGTGGAACGAGATTATGCGCCAACTGGTGGCCAAGCATAACGTTGCGCCATATCAAAATGCTGATGGTACCTATCCCGCGCCAAGTTCGGCCAACCCATTTAATTACCCGGAGTTTCCATTCTCGAACCCGCCATATGCCGCCCGCGCTTATGCTTATGTGAGCGCAGCGCAATATGATGCTTTGTTGGCTGCGTGGCACTTTAAAAACACTTATAAACGTACGGCCCCTTACAAAAATGATGCAGCTGTACAGGCCTTGGTGCCGGTTTCTGAACTGCCATCATATCCAAGTGAAGATGCAGTTGTTGCCGGTACCACCGTTGAGCTAATGAAGCTGTTATTCCCTACCGAACTGGCTTACATCAACCAAAAAGCCCAGGAAGAAAAAGAATACCGTATAATGGCAGGTGCAAATACCCGCGGCGAGATAGCAGCAGGTGAATCATTAGGAAAACAGGTTGCAGCTTTATTTGCAGCCCGTGCCCGTGGAGATCGTGCAGGTAAAGCAATAGGTACGCCGGCTGTTTGGGCCACGCTACAAACAACGGCATTTGAATCAGGAAAGTTTTGGGTGAGTTTAGAAACACCTAAAAGACCACCGATGTTGCCTTTGTTTTCAAAAGTGCTTCCGTTTTTGTTTGATACATTAACTGTTGTTTCACTGCGCCCGGCGCCACCGTATTTATCTACTTCGGCCGAATATAAAAAAGAAGTTGATGAAGTACTATCAATGAGTAAAGATCATAGTCGGGCACATGAAGAGCAGGTTGCTTTTTGGGCTGATGGCATTGGTACCTACACACCGGCTGGCCACTGGAATGCTATTGCTGCCGATGAGTTTGTGAAACAAAATTATAGCGAAGTGCGCTGGGCCCGTAACTTTGCGTTGCTAAATATGGCCGAAATGGATGCCGCTATTGTTTGCTGGGATACAAAATATTTTTACTTTAACCAACGCCCGTCGCAGGTTGATCCGTTGATTAAAACGCTTACGGGGGTGCCAAATTTCCCGGCTTATACATCAGGACACTCTAACTTTAGCGGCGCAGCAGCAACCGTATTAAGTTATTTATTACCTGACAGAGGAACTAAGTTTACTGATCTGGCACAAGCGGCCGCCATGTCGAGGCTGTACGGTGGTATCCACTTCCGCAGCGATTGCGAAGTTGGTTTAGTAACCGGCAAAGCGGTAGGACAATACGCGGTTAACAGGGGTAAAGCAGACGGTGCAGGATTATAA
- a CDS encoding TlpA family protein disulfide reductase — protein sequence MILRKYFSASNIMFALLMVLAVITWVNPTAKIELIRGLMAVGAFKPDPDDYARNHKAPANLPDYSYRDTSGNTISISGLKNKVVFVNYWATWCPPCLAEMPSVKGLYMKFKNNPNVVFIMVDTDNDQLKSGTFLKNNHYSLPLYTSVGKFPDTLLDGTIPTTLIFGKDGKLKYKHTGAADYNSDKFNEFLEREAK from the coding sequence ATGATACTACGAAAATACTTTTCGGCATCAAACATCATGTTTGCATTGCTCATGGTACTGGCTGTGATTACCTGGGTGAACCCCACAGCCAAAATTGAGCTAATTCGTGGGCTGATGGCCGTTGGGGCTTTTAAACCAGATCCGGATGATTATGCCCGTAACCATAAAGCCCCTGCAAACCTGCCCGATTATAGTTACCGGGATACATCAGGAAATACAATTTCAATATCCGGCCTCAAAAATAAGGTTGTGTTTGTAAATTATTGGGCTACCTGGTGCCCGCCCTGCCTTGCCGAAATGCCATCGGTAAAAGGGCTTTACATGAAGTTTAAAAATAACCCCAATGTTGTCTTTATAATGGTTGATACAGATAACGACCAGCTAAAGTCAGGAACGTTCCTCAAAAATAACCATTACAGCCTGCCATTATATACGTCTGTCGGCAAATTTCCGGATACTTTACTGGATGGCACTATACCAACAACCCTGATATTTGGCAAAGATGGCAAGCTAAAGTACAAACATACCGGCGCTGCCGATTACAACAGCGATAAGTTTAATGAGTTTTTGGAGAGGGAAGCGAAATAG